From Sinorhizobium sp. RAC02, a single genomic window includes:
- a CDS encoding ABC transporter permease, which translates to MTRKLAQAVPPLIAFAVLLLCWEAGVRYGFLKAYQFPPVSRIAQGFVELSTIGFPTGVSIWSHALTTILRVLQGYGAALVLAIPLGLLIGALPVVDKLTAPLIVFCRSVATLSLLPLVIVWFGAGELTKIFLIGYGCFWVMLSNVIAGVRYVDPTLLKAARTFGLKGLELYRTVVFPAALPRIFAGARMALGVGFMVIVGAEMIGTIEGLGALIMEARTFYRSEITIIGMLVIGVIGFCISAGLAALERRMLPWAANLDEVRR; encoded by the coding sequence ATGACGCGCAAGCTCGCACAGGCGGTACCGCCGCTCATCGCCTTCGCCGTGCTCCTCCTCTGCTGGGAGGCCGGCGTGCGCTACGGATTTCTCAAAGCCTATCAGTTTCCGCCCGTGAGCCGCATCGCGCAGGGTTTTGTCGAACTCTCGACCATCGGCTTTCCAACCGGCGTTTCGATCTGGTCGCATGCGCTCACCACGATCCTGCGCGTTCTGCAGGGGTATGGCGCAGCGCTTGTCCTGGCGATCCCCCTCGGCCTGCTCATCGGCGCCCTGCCGGTGGTCGATAAACTGACCGCTCCGCTGATCGTCTTCTGCCGTTCGGTTGCCACACTGAGCCTGCTCCCGCTGGTCATCGTGTGGTTCGGCGCGGGTGAATTGACCAAGATTTTTCTGATCGGCTACGGCTGCTTCTGGGTCATGCTGTCCAATGTGATTGCCGGGGTCCGCTATGTCGATCCGACCCTGCTGAAGGCGGCGCGTACCTTCGGTCTGAAAGGACTGGAACTCTACCGCACCGTCGTGTTCCCCGCGGCCCTTCCACGCATCTTCGCCGGTGCGCGCATGGCGCTCGGCGTCGGCTTCATGGTCATTGTCGGCGCTGAGATGATCGGCACCATCGAGGGACTTGGCGCCCTCATCATGGAGGCGCGCACCTTCTATCGCAGCGAAATCACCATCATCGGCATGCTGGTCATCGGTGTCATCGGCTTTTGCATCTCCGCCGGTCTCGCGGCGCTTGAGCGCCGCATGCTGCCCTGGGCTGCCAATCTCGACGAGGTGCGTCGATGA
- a CDS encoding substrate-binding domain-containing protein, with protein MKKLLTAALSAALFASTAQAQQLNFDDPAEFARQREMLTAKANGPEGEPWVQYYGDQMADTAKYKKEGPYTICFSNAGVNNAWRVTGWTNMQAEVKLHPEIKELIHVDAEGSDDKQISDIDDLINGGKCSVLIVSPNTTAALTPAVEKACAKLPVIVFDRGVNTKCPVTFIHPVGGYGFGIQAGEFVAATAPAGANVLMLRIVPGVDVLETRASAAKRIFKEKGLNVIGEEFTEGDNAKTKSIVEDYLQRGSIDAIWMDAGATAVAALEAFEDSSLPLPIITGEDQQDFLMKWKAEGFKAIAPTYPTYQWRTPIIAAVKVLKGEAVPGPEWVMPQPAITAETLDLYVNDKMPPLHHAMCGCEKLPDYPAAWGGQ; from the coding sequence ATGAAAAAACTGCTGACCGCCGCCCTTTCGGCTGCCCTCTTTGCCAGCACGGCACAAGCCCAACAGCTGAACTTCGATGACCCCGCGGAATTCGCCAGGCAGCGCGAGATGCTGACGGCGAAAGCCAATGGCCCGGAGGGGGAGCCGTGGGTGCAATATTACGGTGACCAGATGGCCGACACCGCAAAATACAAGAAGGAAGGCCCCTATACGATCTGCTTCTCGAATGCCGGTGTGAACAATGCCTGGCGCGTGACCGGCTGGACGAACATGCAGGCAGAGGTGAAGCTCCATCCGGAGATCAAGGAACTCATCCATGTCGATGCCGAAGGCTCTGACGACAAGCAGATTTCCGACATCGATGACCTGATCAACGGTGGAAAATGCTCGGTGCTGATCGTCTCGCCGAACACCACGGCTGCGCTGACCCCCGCCGTCGAGAAGGCCTGTGCCAAGCTTCCGGTCATCGTCTTCGACCGTGGCGTCAACACCAAGTGCCCGGTGACCTTCATCCACCCGGTTGGCGGCTACGGTTTCGGTATCCAGGCCGGCGAGTTCGTTGCGGCCACAGCCCCCGCTGGTGCAAACGTGCTGATGCTGCGCATCGTGCCCGGTGTCGACGTGCTGGAGACCCGCGCTTCGGCGGCCAAGCGCATCTTCAAGGAGAAGGGCCTGAACGTCATCGGCGAGGAGTTCACCGAAGGCGACAACGCGAAGACCAAGTCCATCGTCGAGGACTATCTGCAACGTGGCTCGATCGATGCAATCTGGATGGATGCCGGTGCGACGGCGGTTGCGGCGCTGGAAGCTTTTGAGGATTCCAGCCTGCCGCTGCCGATCATCACCGGCGAGGACCAGCAGGACTTCTTGATGAAATGGAAGGCCGAAGGCTTCAAGGCGATCGCGCCGACCTACCCAACCTATCAATGGCGCACGCCAATCATCGCGGCCGTCAAGGTGCTGAAGGGTGAGGCCGTGCCCGGACCGGAATGGGTAATGCCGCAGCCGGCGATCACCGCCGAAACGCTCGATCTCTATGTCAACGACAAGATGCCGCCGCTGCACCACGCGATGTGCGGCTGTGAGAAGCTGCCCGACTATCCGGCAGCCTGGGGCGGACAGTAA
- the ugpC gene encoding sn-glycerol-3-phosphate ABC transporter ATP-binding protein UgpC, whose amino-acid sequence MAQVQIRDVRKSYGTAEVLRGIDVAVEHGEFVALVGPSGCGKSTLLRMIAGLEGISGGEVRIDGRIVNDIPPKQRDVAMVFQNYALYPHMTVAKNMGFSLKLAGKARDEIDRRVAAAAEILDLSPLLNRLPRQLSGGQRQRVAMGRAIVRDPAVFLFDEPLSNLDAKLRVQMRAEIKALHQRLGTTTVYVTHDQVEAMTMADKIVVMRGGVVEQVGSPLDLYDHPDNVFVAGFIGSPAINLFEGRLENGHFTGNGGFSAPAGTKNTASPADVVLGIRPEHLRLDPSGIEATVVVVEQTGAETLLLLDMHGQKLTYLGRERLHVRPGETVRVLPDFSRLHIFDASTGRRVT is encoded by the coding sequence ATGGCACAGGTCCAGATCCGGGACGTTCGCAAATCCTACGGTACCGCGGAGGTCCTGCGGGGCATCGATGTCGCGGTCGAGCATGGCGAATTCGTCGCCCTTGTCGGGCCGTCCGGCTGCGGCAAGTCCACCCTGCTGCGCATGATCGCGGGCCTTGAGGGCATTTCCGGCGGCGAGGTGCGGATCGACGGGCGGATCGTCAACGACATTCCGCCGAAGCAGCGCGACGTCGCCATGGTCTTCCAGAACTATGCGCTCTATCCACATATGACCGTCGCCAAGAACATGGGCTTCTCCCTGAAGCTCGCCGGCAAGGCGCGCGACGAAATCGACCGGCGCGTCGCCGCCGCCGCTGAAATTCTTGACCTCTCCCCCTTGCTGAACCGGCTGCCGCGCCAGCTTTCGGGCGGACAACGCCAGCGTGTCGCGATGGGCCGCGCCATCGTTCGCGATCCGGCGGTCTTCTTGTTCGACGAGCCCCTGTCGAACCTTGACGCCAAGTTGCGGGTGCAGATGCGTGCGGAAATCAAGGCGCTGCATCAGCGCCTCGGCACCACGACCGTCTATGTCACCCACGACCAGGTCGAGGCGATGACCATGGCGGACAAGATCGTGGTGATGAGAGGTGGCGTCGTCGAGCAGGTAGGATCGCCGCTGGACCTCTACGATCACCCCGACAATGTGTTCGTCGCCGGCTTCATTGGCTCACCAGCGATAAATCTGTTTGAAGGCCGTCTTGAAAACGGGCATTTCACCGGAAACGGCGGCTTCTCCGCTCCAGCCGGAACCAAGAACACAGCAAGTCCTGCGGACGTCGTTCTTGGTATCCGTCCCGAGCATCTCCGTCTCGATCCGTCCGGCATCGAGGCGACTGTCGTGGTCGTCGAGCAGACCGGCGCGGAAACACTGTTGCTGCTCGACATGCACGGCCAGAAACTCACCTATCTCGGCCGCGAACGCCTGCACGTCCGCCCGGGCGAGACGGTTCGCGTGCTGCCGGATTTCTCGCGGCTGCATATCTTCGATGCTTCGACCGGCCGACGCGTAACCTAG
- a CDS encoding carbohydrate ABC transporter permease, translating to MSRRTNSIVPVHLALAAGAVLVLAPIIWTVAAGFRTQISLLMGDVLFTPIWSNFSEVLWSKTSDFLLNYRNSIIVGLVSTVLCVVVATLAAFSLNRMRWPGWVVHLFLAWTMIFHMIPPVALASAWFSMARAVGLENTFTGLILAHATLNLPMAIWLMAVFVRDVPKELEEAAIMDGADTPHILWYVILPLITPGLAATSILTFIFSWNEFAVALTLTMKQTATVPVAIAKFAQDFEIQYTQMAASAALAMVPAILVLLVAQRYIVKGLTQGAVK from the coding sequence ATGAGCCGTCGCACCAATTCCATTGTTCCCGTCCACCTGGCGCTCGCGGCCGGTGCCGTCCTTGTTCTTGCGCCGATCATCTGGACAGTTGCAGCCGGCTTTCGCACACAGATATCGCTCTTGATGGGCGATGTGCTGTTCACGCCGATCTGGAGCAATTTTTCCGAAGTTCTCTGGTCGAAGACCTCGGATTTCCTGCTCAACTACCGCAACTCGATCATCGTCGGGCTCGTCAGCACCGTGCTTTGCGTCGTCGTCGCAACGCTCGCCGCCTTCTCGCTCAACCGGATGCGCTGGCCCGGGTGGGTCGTGCATCTCTTCCTCGCCTGGACGATGATCTTCCACATGATCCCGCCGGTGGCGCTGGCGAGTGCATGGTTTTCCATGGCACGCGCCGTCGGACTGGAGAACACCTTCACAGGGCTGATCCTCGCACACGCGACGCTCAACCTGCCGATGGCGATCTGGCTGATGGCGGTCTTCGTTCGCGACGTGCCGAAGGAGCTGGAAGAGGCGGCGATCATGGACGGTGCGGATACGCCACACATCCTGTGGTACGTGATCCTGCCGCTCATCACGCCCGGCCTTGCCGCGACGTCGATCCTCACCTTCATTTTCTCCTGGAACGAATTCGCCGTCGCGCTGACGCTGACGATGAAGCAGACCGCAACGGTTCCCGTCGCCATCGCCAAGTTCGCCCAGGATTTCGAGATTCAATACACCCAGATGGCGGCAAGCGCCGCTCTGGCGATGGTGCCGGCCATTCTCGTGCTGCTCGTCGCCCAGCGGTACATCGTCAAGGGCCTCACGCAAGGAGCAGTGAAATAG
- a CDS encoding sugar ABC transporter permease — translation MTAANAQIQRPLRRSTNPAEDGGQRLWRWLTFGPALAMMVALSALPIANLFLTSFQNVTWADGQQVRTWVGLAHYKALFSDSLFGAGISNTLIFAFGAVAGQMILGFAMALLCTKITRGRVLYRAIFILPILIPGIVIGAIWKLMLNYDFGLVNKALSLLGIMPHDWLGTPETALLSVIAVDIWHWTPFCFLLFLAGLESLPQDVFEAAEMDGAGPWQELVYVTLPLMIPTIIVTFAFRLVLAFKVFDEVYLLTSGGPGTATEVISFTLYQRFFTEDKAGYGSAMSVAVIFLVSLLLVVALSARRRTGATS, via the coding sequence ATGACCGCCGCAAACGCGCAAATCCAACGCCCGCTGCGGCGGTCAACCAATCCCGCCGAGGATGGCGGCCAGCGTCTCTGGCGCTGGCTGACCTTCGGGCCGGCCCTTGCCATGATGGTGGCGCTCAGCGCGCTTCCCATCGCCAACCTGTTTCTCACAAGCTTCCAGAACGTTACCTGGGCGGACGGGCAGCAGGTGCGCACCTGGGTCGGCCTTGCCCATTACAAAGCCCTGTTTTCAGACAGCCTGTTCGGCGCTGGCATCTCCAACACGCTCATCTTCGCCTTCGGGGCCGTCGCCGGCCAGATGATCCTCGGCTTCGCCATGGCACTGCTCTGCACCAAGATAACCCGTGGGCGCGTGCTCTACCGGGCGATCTTCATCCTGCCCATCCTGATCCCCGGCATCGTCATCGGCGCCATCTGGAAGCTGATGCTCAACTACGACTTCGGCCTGGTCAACAAGGCGCTCTCTCTCCTTGGCATCATGCCGCATGACTGGCTGGGAACGCCCGAGACGGCGCTGCTTTCAGTGATCGCGGTCGACATCTGGCATTGGACGCCATTCTGCTTCCTGCTGTTCCTGGCGGGGCTCGAATCCCTGCCGCAGGACGTTTTCGAGGCTGCCGAGATGGACGGTGCCGGCCCGTGGCAGGAGCTGGTCTATGTCACGCTGCCGCTGATGATCCCGACGATCATCGTCACCTTCGCCTTCCGCCTCGTGCTCGCCTTCAAGGTCTTCGACGAAGTCTATCTCCTGACCAGTGGTGGGCCTGGCACCGCAACCGAGGTGATCAGCTTCACGCTCTACCAGCGCTTCTTCACGGAGGACAAGGCGGGCTATGGCTCGGCCATGTCGGTGGCCGTCATCTTCCTCGTGTCGCTGCTGCTGGTGGTCGCTCTGTCAGCGCGCCGCCGCACGGGAGCGACATCATGA
- a CDS encoding extracellular solute-binding protein: MTFKTSMHRRTILKGVGMAAAASLAPGAFRPLYAASVAPITIVINQSPWFESFRKTVEAYEAETGNKVELDVNPFAGSLEKQRNSVRASEGQYDILIMNSGWFAEMYAGGFVEAITDIDPGFKLDPEVYTLGDTVFYNAEKKTMTSDGKLMAMPVSPLIPMLYYRGDLYKEAGLSAPKTFAELEANAKKFHNPPDMYGIVQRGARGPHTVAYDFYPYLYGFGGGIFKDQSAGDYSVTLNSDHGREALDYYIRLAKEAGHPKTAAADQAEVIQAMVTGHSAHIMMVIAAWSQMDDPNKSAIVDKVEWAPPPAAEGLQTAPGLGHWLAGISKNVPDDRKRAAVEFLRWFQTKAAQLETAKAGGIPIHAAVYKEPIADEHRYRWMKPLAEALPHAVNIYQFPEASEVIAVLELGLNRAVAGEITSVDALNGMSDEIEKIMAGHAYKTDKLTPLK, encoded by the coding sequence ATGACATTCAAGACCAGCATGCACAGACGTACGATCCTCAAAGGCGTGGGCATGGCGGCGGCGGCCAGCCTCGCGCCAGGCGCATTCCGCCCGCTCTACGCGGCAAGCGTCGCTCCGATCACCATCGTGATCAATCAGTCGCCCTGGTTCGAAAGTTTTCGCAAGACGGTTGAGGCCTATGAGGCGGAGACCGGCAACAAGGTCGAACTCGACGTCAATCCCTTTGCCGGCTCGCTGGAAAAGCAGCGCAACTCGGTGCGCGCCAGCGAAGGCCAGTACGACATCCTGATCATGAATTCGGGCTGGTTTGCCGAAATGTATGCCGGCGGCTTCGTCGAGGCCATCACCGACATAGACCCCGGCTTCAAGCTCGATCCCGAGGTCTATACGCTCGGCGACACGGTCTTTTACAATGCCGAGAAGAAGACCATGACCAGCGACGGCAAGCTGATGGCCATGCCGGTCTCGCCGCTGATCCCGATGCTCTATTATCGCGGCGACCTCTACAAGGAAGCGGGCCTGTCGGCGCCGAAGACCTTTGCCGAACTGGAAGCCAACGCCAAGAAGTTCCACAATCCGCCCGACATGTACGGCATCGTCCAGCGCGGCGCGCGCGGGCCGCATACCGTGGCCTACGACTTCTACCCCTACCTCTACGGTTTCGGCGGCGGCATCTTCAAGGACCAGTCGGCCGGTGACTATTCGGTCACGCTGAACTCCGACCACGGCCGTGAGGCGCTCGACTACTACATCCGGCTCGCCAAGGAAGCCGGCCACCCGAAGACGGCGGCCGCTGACCAGGCCGAAGTCATCCAGGCCATGGTGACCGGCCATTCCGCGCATATCATGATGGTGATCGCCGCCTGGTCGCAGATGGACGATCCGAACAAGTCGGCGATCGTCGACAAAGTCGAGTGGGCGCCGCCGCCGGCCGCGGAAGGCCTCCAGACCGCGCCCGGTCTCGGCCATTGGCTCGCCGGCATTTCGAAGAACGTTCCCGACGATCGCAAGCGCGCGGCCGTCGAGTTTCTACGCTGGTTCCAGACGAAGGCAGCTCAGCTCGAAACTGCCAAGGCCGGCGGCATCCCGATCCACGCCGCCGTCTACAAGGAGCCGATTGCCGATGAACACCGGTATCGCTGGATGAAGCCCTTGGCCGAAGCCTTGCCGCACGCCGTCAACATCTACCAGTTCCCCGAGGCGAGCGAAGTGATCGCCGTGCTGGAACTCGGCCTCAACCGGGCTGTCGCCGGCGAGATCACCTCGGTCGATGCGCTGAACGGCATGTCCGACGAGATCGAGAAGATCATGGCCGGCCACGCCTACAAGACCGACAAGCTGACCCCTCTGAAATAA
- a CDS encoding GntR family transcriptional regulator: protein MRAASSNTVLASLRDQISRLEDGARLPTVRDLMRIHQVSQATVQEALTRLRDEGMLTSQVGRGTYVIKGGEASASSDDGAVAHLESLLILSNASLNERCVLVQNHIVEQLSRSGSKVVQISYHNTGHLLEILTSVPDFDAAILQSHYENIPIRLLNLLQSKTRALVVDGHSVAGVDIDRVGTDWEAALDLALEYLSELGHRSVALVSLDSMAQPILAARRAFDRISQRHETVWRHTQSIALRGVLHPTQRVGDALGQELSALLDEHSKLPFTAMVTLGISDSLGIRQCLEEMEIACPKDLSLFVLGHHDVPTEHFGFMTMAGSSYLNAAKSLIDTIRKRIAAPHEPPQIVYLDCISNARGSTGVPSI from the coding sequence TTGCGCGCTGCGTCCTCAAACACGGTTCTCGCCTCCCTGAGGGATCAGATTTCCCGGCTTGAGGATGGTGCGCGGCTGCCGACGGTGCGCGACCTCATGCGCATTCATCAGGTCAGCCAGGCGACCGTGCAGGAGGCGCTGACCCGACTGCGCGACGAGGGCATGCTGACCTCGCAGGTCGGCCGCGGCACCTACGTGATCAAGGGCGGCGAGGCATCGGCGTCCAGCGATGACGGTGCCGTCGCGCATCTGGAGAGCCTGCTGATCCTGTCGAATGCCAGCCTGAACGAACGCTGCGTGCTGGTGCAGAACCATATTGTCGAGCAATTGTCGCGGTCCGGCAGCAAGGTCGTCCAGATTTCCTACCACAATACAGGGCACCTGCTGGAGATCCTCACCTCGGTGCCCGATTTCGATGCGGCCATTCTCCAGTCGCATTACGAGAACATTCCGATCCGCCTGCTCAACCTGCTGCAAAGCAAGACGCGCGCCCTCGTCGTCGACGGCCATTCCGTCGCCGGCGTCGACATCGACCGCGTCGGGACCGACTGGGAAGCGGCGCTAGACCTAGCCCTGGAATATCTGTCGGAACTCGGCCACCGCTCCGTAGCCCTTGTTTCGCTGGACTCCATGGCCCAGCCGATCCTCGCCGCACGGCGTGCCTTCGACCGGATAAGCCAGCGCCATGAGACCGTCTGGCGGCACACGCAGAGCATCGCGCTTCGCGGCGTGCTGCACCCGACGCAGCGCGTCGGCGACGCGCTGGGACAAGAACTGTCCGCACTGCTCGACGAGCATAGCAAACTGCCGTTCACCGCGATGGTCACACTCGGCATTTCCGACTCTCTCGGCATTCGCCAATGCCTGGAAGAGATGGAGATCGCCTGCCCGAAGGATCTCAGCCTCTTCGTACTGGGGCATCACGACGTCCCGACCGAACATTTCGGCTTCATGACCATGGCCGGCAGTTCCTATCTCAATGCCGCCAAAAGCCTGATCGACACGATCCGCAAGCGCATCGCCGCGCCGCACGAGCCGCCCCAGATCGTCTATCTCGACTGCATCTCGAATGCTCGCGGCAGCACAGGCGTACCTTCCATCTGA
- a CDS encoding ABC transporter permease, whose translation MKTWVRLVSASDLTLGLIGAVSAIALWEICARTGVIDPAIFPSPSLAINAAAERLTAETLADNLFWSLLRVFSGFLLGALAGAAVGIAAGWYRGFGAVMRPLIELLRPIPPLAWIPLAIIWFGLGEPSKFFIIFLGAFFPVVTAAYQGMRSIDPILLKAAQTFGLNGVSLLLRAAVPAAAADLATGIRIGWGLSFGVLVAAELIAADRGLGYMIINERNTGGSVGVIIVGILLIGALNLLTDAAIGLAIKRWIGRWHGA comes from the coding sequence ATGAAAACATGGGTCCGCCTCGTTTCCGCCAGCGACCTCACCCTCGGCCTCATCGGCGCGGTTTCTGCCATTGCGCTGTGGGAAATCTGCGCCCGCACGGGCGTGATCGACCCCGCGATCTTTCCAAGCCCGTCGCTTGCCATCAACGCGGCAGCCGAACGCCTGACGGCCGAAACGCTTGCCGACAATTTGTTCTGGAGCCTTCTTCGCGTCTTTTCCGGGTTCCTGCTCGGCGCGCTGGCGGGGGCGGCAGTGGGCATCGCTGCCGGCTGGTATCGCGGCTTTGGCGCCGTCATGCGGCCGCTGATCGAGCTTCTGCGGCCGATCCCACCGCTTGCCTGGATCCCGTTGGCGATCATCTGGTTTGGGCTCGGTGAGCCCTCAAAATTCTTCATCATCTTTCTGGGTGCGTTCTTTCCCGTCGTCACGGCGGCGTATCAGGGCATGCGCAGCATCGATCCGATCCTGTTGAAGGCGGCGCAAACATTTGGCCTCAACGGCGTGTCGTTGCTGCTGCGCGCCGCGGTACCCGCTGCCGCAGCTGACCTTGCAACCGGCATCCGCATCGGTTGGGGCCTGAGCTTCGGCGTGCTCGTTGCCGCCGAGCTGATCGCGGCCGACCGTGGCCTTGGCTACATGATCATCAACGAGCGCAACACTGGCGGCTCCGTCGGCGTCATCATCGTCGGCATCCTGCTCATCGGCGCGCTCAACCTTCTCACCGACGCTGCGATCGGCCTGGCGATCAAACGCTGGATAGGGCGATGGCACGGCGCCTGA
- a CDS encoding ABC transporter ATP-binding protein, translating to MLENNFLFHQSPTARAERKSPAFIRVDGVRKTFAQRDGGAVPVLEKIDLTIAENEFVSLVGRSGCGKTTLLNMIAGLEDVSSGKIAIAGKVVTGPGQGQGVVFQQHALFPWLTAVDNVAFGFRKSGFTRAERRVRAMELLRLVGLEAAATRYPREMSGGMQQRVSIARALALDPQILLMDEPFGALDELTRIELQQELLRIWEARRKTVVFVTHSISEALTLSDRIVLLAPNPGRIQRVFDVDLPRPRQRTQPGFNALYQDIWNELST from the coding sequence GTGCTGGAAAACAATTTCCTTTTTCATCAGAGCCCAACCGCTCGTGCCGAGCGGAAGAGCCCGGCCTTCATTCGCGTCGATGGCGTGCGCAAGACATTCGCGCAGCGGGACGGCGGCGCGGTGCCGGTTCTGGAAAAAATCGACCTGACGATCGCGGAGAATGAATTCGTCTCGCTGGTCGGCCGCAGCGGCTGCGGCAAGACAACCCTTCTCAACATGATCGCCGGCCTGGAGGACGTCTCCAGCGGCAAAATCGCCATCGCCGGCAAAGTCGTCACCGGACCCGGCCAGGGGCAGGGGGTGGTGTTCCAGCAGCATGCGCTCTTTCCGTGGCTGACCGCGGTCGACAATGTCGCCTTCGGTTTTCGTAAATCTGGGTTCACCAGGGCCGAGCGCCGCGTGCGCGCCATGGAGCTGCTGCGCCTCGTTGGCCTGGAAGCGGCGGCCACCCGTTATCCTCGCGAGATGTCCGGTGGCATGCAGCAGCGCGTCTCGATTGCGCGAGCGCTGGCCCTCGATCCCCAAATCCTCCTGATGGACGAACCCTTTGGCGCGCTCGACGAGTTGACGCGCATCGAGTTGCAACAGGAGTTGCTGCGCATATGGGAAGCGCGCCGCAAGACGGTCGTCTTCGTCACCCATTCGATCAGCGAGGCCCTCACGCTTTCGGACCGGATCGTGCTGCTTGCGCCCAATCCCGGCCGCATCCAGCGGGTCTTCGACGTCGACCTGCCGCGTCCCCGCCAGCGCACCCAGCCGGGCTTCAATGCGCTCTATCAGGATATCTGGAACGAGCTTTCGACATGA
- a CDS encoding sulfatase: protein MKAVFVLFDSLNRHLLGPYGGTRIPTPNFDRLAARSVTFDKHYVGSLPCMPARRDMLTGRLTFLHRSWGPLEPFDNAFPEILHQQRGTYSHLVTDHFHYWEDGGATYHNRYDSYEFVRGQEGDRWKAMVQPHWERLREKYHARQFSDQKRSYFGQNIVNREFIKEEKDFPSVRCFAEGFDFLDRNRDADNWLLQIETFDPHEPFTAPERFKAPFDTGWKGPIRDWPRYGRVDELPEECEELRANYYAVVAMCDHLLGELLDYFDRHDLWKDTALVVTTDHGFLLGEHDFWAKNRMNLYEEVAHIPLFLHDPRDARPGSRSQALTQSIDLAATFLDLFGATPPAENEGFSLCAMADGTALRDGALFGYFGGAVNVADGRYTYHRFPEDLSQQELYQYTLMPTHIFSPFSPAELASVELSPPLDFTKGATLLKVPVIDRSPMYNNYGPGALLESETRLYDLTADPGQETPLVDPAEEQRLTDLMARLMQANSAPPEAFSRLAFDAAAEGAE, encoded by the coding sequence ATGAAGGCGGTTTTTGTTCTTTTCGATTCCCTGAACAGGCATCTTCTCGGCCCCTATGGCGGCACACGCATCCCGACGCCGAATTTCGACCGCCTGGCCGCCCGCAGCGTGACCTTCGACAAGCACTATGTCGGCAGTCTGCCCTGCATGCCGGCGCGTCGCGACATGCTGACCGGCCGGCTTACCTTTCTGCATCGCAGCTGGGGGCCGCTGGAGCCGTTCGACAATGCCTTTCCGGAAATCCTGCACCAGCAGCGCGGCACCTACAGCCACCTCGTGACGGACCATTTCCATTATTGGGAAGACGGTGGTGCGACCTATCACAACCGCTACGATTCCTATGAATTCGTGCGCGGCCAGGAAGGTGACCGGTGGAAAGCGATGGTGCAGCCGCATTGGGAGCGGCTTCGCGAAAAATACCACGCCCGGCAGTTCAGCGACCAGAAGCGCTCCTATTTCGGCCAGAACATCGTCAACCGGGAGTTCATCAAGGAAGAGAAGGATTTCCCCTCGGTGCGCTGCTTTGCCGAGGGCTTTGACTTCCTCGACCGCAACCGCGACGCCGACAACTGGCTTCTGCAGATCGAGACCTTCGACCCGCACGAGCCCTTCACGGCGCCCGAACGCTTCAAGGCGCCATTCGACACTGGCTGGAAAGGCCCGATCCGCGACTGGCCGCGTTACGGTCGCGTCGACGAACTGCCCGAGGAATGCGAGGAGCTGCGCGCCAATTACTACGCCGTTGTCGCGATGTGCGACCACCTGCTCGGCGAATTGCTCGACTATTTCGATCGCCACGACCTGTGGAAGGACACGGCGCTCGTCGTCACCACCGACCATGGCTTCCTGCTCGGCGAACATGATTTCTGGGCGAAGAACCGTATGAACCTCTATGAAGAGGTGGCGCACATTCCGCTCTTCCTGCACGACCCCCGAGATGCCCGCCCGGGCAGCCGGTCACAGGCCCTCACCCAGTCGATCGATCTCGCAGCGACGTTCCTCGACCTGTTCGGTGCCACGCCGCCAGCCGAAAACGAAGGGTTTTCGCTCTGCGCGATGGCCGATGGCACGGCACTGCGCGATGGCGCCCTGTTCGGCTATTTCGGCGGCGCGGTGAATGTTGCCGATGGCCGCTATACCTATCATCGCTTCCCGGAGGACCTGTCGCAGCAGGAACTCTACCAGTACACGCTGATGCCGACGCACATCTTCTCACCGTTCTCACCGGCGGAACTGGCCTCGGTCGAACTGTCGCCGCCGCTCGACTTCACCAAGGGTGCGACGCTGCTCAAGGTGCCGGTGATCGATCGATCGCCGATGTACAACAACTACGGCCCCGGCGCGCTGCTCGAGTCCGAGACGCGCCTCTATGACCTCACCGCCGATCCGGGGCAGGAAACACCGCTGGTGGACCCAGCAGAGGAACAGCGCCTGACGGACCTGATGGCACGATTGATGCAGGCAAACAGCGCGCCGCCCGAAGCATTTTCGCGCCTGGCGTTCGACGCGGCCGCAGAGGGGGCGGAATAA